In the genome of Taurinivorans muris, one region contains:
- a CDS encoding DUF4433 domain-containing protein, with product MSAYDILITRGVTRLCHFTKFQSLTHIITSVDGVLASSSIRQDMRNVNDTARYDGELDFVCCSVQYPNSWFLKIAMKNNSDRIFSEWIVLYIDLNILNYKKTKFCPCNASKENGAYINNNMDEIDSIFAPSVSTFDYPRSPKMLSCCPTDGQAEILIENSIPREYIQGIAVGNKDVAGRVYSILKMYDVKHINIYIAPDVLTPKWSNMSKEGYSPNEILYEWSEEG from the coding sequence ATGAGTGCATATGATATTTTGATAACACGCGGTGTTACTCGACTATGTCATTTTACAAAGTTTCAAAGCCTGACACATATTATTACTTCTGTAGATGGTGTGTTAGCTAGTAGTTCAATACGTCAGGATATGAGAAATGTGAATGATACCGCACGGTATGATGGAGAATTAGATTTTGTATGCTGCTCTGTACAGTACCCAAATTCGTGGTTCTTAAAAATAGCTATGAAGAATAATTCAGATAGAATTTTTAGTGAGTGGATTGTTTTGTATATTGATTTGAACATACTAAATTATAAAAAAACAAAATTTTGTCCTTGCAATGCAAGTAAGGAAAATGGAGCTTATATAAATAACAATATGGATGAAATAGATTCCATTTTTGCCCCTTCCGTTTCTACTTTTGATTATCCTAGATCACCCAAAATGCTTTCTTGTTGTCCAACAGATGGACAAGCCGAGATATTGATAGAAAATAGTATACCACGAGAATATATCCAGGGTATTGCTGTTGGTAATAAGGATGTTGCAGGACGTGTTTATTCAATTTTAAAAATGTATGATGTGAAGCATATAAACATATATATTGCTCCAGATGTATTGACTCCGAAATGGAGCAATATGAGTAAAGAGGGCTATTCACCAAATGAGATTCTGTACGAATGGTCAGAAGAGGGATAA
- the rpsO gene encoding 30S ribosomal protein S15, protein MALDTAQKQAVIAAHAKHEGDTGSPEVQIALLTARIDGLTDHFKYHKKDFHSRTGLLKLVGQRRKLLTYLKKTDIQRYRALIEKLGLRK, encoded by the coding sequence GTGGCTTTGGATACAGCTCAAAAACAGGCAGTCATCGCTGCCCACGCAAAACATGAAGGCGACACCGGTTCTCCGGAAGTTCAAATCGCACTTTTAACCGCCCGTATTGACGGTCTTACAGACCACTTCAAATACCACAAGAAAGACTTCCACAGCCGTACAGGTCTTTTAAAATTGGTCGGTCAGCGCCGTAAGCTTCTTACGTACTTGAAAAAAACCGATATCCAACGTTATCGTGCTCTTATCGAAAAACTTGGATTACGCAAGTAA
- a CDS encoding ADP-ribosylglycohydrolase family protein: MSMKIPTQMEKCKGAMLATAIGDALGWPNEPRAKNRAKKTRAMDNFVGWIRSSNNPRWHDEKILPGEYSDDTQLTLAVARSIIAGDWETFFAKKELPFWLNYERGGGSALLKAAKSCEKGILLWQSRCNRDYYNAGGNGAVMRILPHVIASAKIPNTAKLIVDVIKDTLITHGHPRAFLGATCYAYALEYFLKKETVLEYGELVTAVIDSQNVWGAIPDLDIFEKWLNIARKNLEYDFLLEWKNVRARMVKKLEFIRSSLKKGLILDDTKVLTELECFDKSNGAGDVAILAAIYLTSRYANNPSLGIKIPAFSFGADTDTIASITGGLLGMLSGTDWIPTEWREVQDYNCLIQMTELLMADNKKEATEKEVEEAKAQNNQWNSTVIGKMRFIKSSSVSNGKNGIIIINKWQTTLGQTIYTKTFQPKNIFIQSHQLQKTVSRPQQVIPNESKKFVLNLMDISELLGTPEFKMNITIGKVLKIIKDLINNKETSKNLSKKYNVDQLFIEQIGKHVIGLKDSNRV; this comes from the coding sequence ATGTCTATGAAAATACCGACTCAAATGGAAAAATGTAAAGGAGCAATGTTAGCTACTGCTATTGGCGATGCATTAGGATGGCCTAATGAACCGCGTGCTAAAAACAGAGCAAAAAAAACAAGAGCTATGGATAATTTTGTTGGCTGGATTCGTAGTTCTAATAATCCGCGGTGGCATGATGAAAAAATTTTGCCCGGCGAGTATAGTGATGATACGCAATTGACACTGGCTGTGGCACGAAGTATTATTGCTGGGGATTGGGAGACATTTTTTGCAAAAAAAGAACTTCCTTTTTGGTTAAATTACGAGCGTGGAGGAGGCAGCGCTTTGCTAAAAGCTGCTAAATCATGCGAAAAGGGAATTTTGTTATGGCAATCTCGATGTAATCGAGATTATTATAATGCTGGCGGAAATGGGGCTGTAATGCGTATTTTGCCTCATGTTATTGCATCTGCAAAAATACCCAATACTGCGAAACTAATAGTGGATGTTATAAAGGATACTCTTATAACACATGGTCATCCTCGTGCGTTTTTAGGAGCAACATGTTATGCCTATGCGCTTGAGTATTTTTTAAAGAAAGAAACCGTTTTAGAATATGGTGAACTTGTTACTGCAGTAATAGATAGTCAGAATGTTTGGGGGGCGATTCCGGATTTAGATATCTTTGAAAAATGGCTTAATATTGCTCGGAAAAATCTTGAATACGATTTTTTGCTAGAATGGAAAAATGTCCGTGCTCGCATGGTAAAAAAACTTGAATTTATAAGAAGTTCGTTAAAAAAAGGGTTAATTCTTGATGATACAAAAGTATTAACTGAGTTAGAATGCTTTGATAAATCAAATGGTGCCGGAGATGTTGCTATATTAGCTGCCATTTATTTAACTTCGAGATATGCAAATAATCCTTCTCTTGGAATAAAAATCCCCGCGTTCTCATTTGGCGCTGATACCGATACTATTGCATCTATTACAGGCGGATTATTGGGTATGCTTAGCGGAACAGATTGGATTCCGACAGAATGGAGAGAAGTTCAAGATTATAACTGTCTTATTCAAATGACGGAATTACTAATGGCAGATAATAAAAAGGAAGCTACCGAGAAAGAAGTTGAAGAGGCAAAAGCTCAGAATAATCAATGGAATTCTACAGTTATTGGTAAAATGCGGTTTATTAAATCAAGTAGTGTCTCAAATGGAAAGAATGGTATTATAATAATCAACAAGTGGCAGACTACGCTTGGGCAAACTATATATACAAAGACTTTTCAGCCTAAAAATATATTTATACAATCTCATCAATTACAAAAAACTGTGTCAAGACCTCAGCAAGTTATACCTAATGAATCGAAAAAATTTGTTCTGAATTTGATGGATATATCAGAACTACTTGGAACTCCAGAGTTTAAAATGAATATTACCATAGGTAAAGTTTTGAAAATTATTAAAGACTTAATTAATAATAAAGAAACAAGTAAAAATCTTTCTAAAAAGTATAACGTTGATCAACTATTTATAGAACAAATAGGAAAACATGTAATAGGTCTGAAAGATAGTAATCGAGTATAA
- a CDS encoding 3'-5' exonuclease, with the protein MNIKPRGKQEEVMALPAKGHIVVLGTAGSGKTTVALLRAHHLANIPNGGNVLLVTFNGALVKYMRELSNNQTQKLVVENYHTFARGYLNSRGKMPSRNGIAEPNEKEFYIAQALDFLKKKYPTESTLKRSLEFFIEEITFIERFGFSDITEYKEAERIGRASANIKRENRKWIFEVYDRYRELREAGGKKYDWDDLALSVFNELQNDDSERRYTHIIIDEGQDFSPMMIKSLVESVADNGSLTFFGDVAQQIYGSRLSWRDSGIDINKVWRFDVNYRNPMTITEFAKSITRNKYWRHDGDMIDATSQIAKGPKPILIEFSHKQHEVSWIVDRVITIGKASSAVIICRNRDDITNFLSLLKNKGCEAIEINKGTPGFAHLKQVYLTTFHAAKGLEFDNVFIPYLTEDKIPDPDMIARAVSIEETYADEIKLLYVAVTRSKYGLYMTYSGNLSPLFPQEPNTYDFYYEDQLS; encoded by the coding sequence TGAATATCAAACCAAGAGGAAAACAGGAAGAGGTTATGGCACTTCCTGCAAAAGGACATATTGTTGTTTTGGGAACAGCTGGAAGCGGAAAAACAACCGTTGCTTTGTTGCGAGCTCATCATCTCGCTAACATTCCTAATGGTGGCAATGTGTTGCTTGTTACATTTAATGGAGCATTAGTTAAATATATGCGTGAGTTAAGTAATAATCAAACTCAAAAACTTGTGGTTGAAAACTATCATACATTTGCTCGTGGTTATTTAAATAGCCGGGGTAAAATGCCAAGCCGGAACGGAATTGCAGAGCCGAATGAAAAAGAATTTTACATAGCACAGGCTTTGGACTTTTTAAAAAAGAAATATCCAACAGAATCGACTCTTAAGCGTTCTTTAGAATTTTTTATTGAGGAAATTACATTTATCGAACGATTTGGTTTTTCTGATATTACCGAGTATAAAGAAGCGGAACGTATTGGGCGTGCTTCTGCAAATATTAAACGTGAAAATAGAAAATGGATTTTTGAGGTATATGACAGATATAGAGAATTGCGTGAAGCAGGTGGTAAAAAATATGATTGGGATGATTTGGCACTATCTGTCTTTAATGAATTGCAAAATGACGATAGTGAACGGAGATATACACATATTATTATAGACGAAGGGCAAGATTTTTCACCAATGATGATTAAGTCATTGGTAGAGTCTGTGGCGGATAATGGATCTCTTACATTTTTTGGGGATGTTGCACAGCAAATCTATGGTAGTCGTTTGTCATGGCGCGATTCTGGTATAGATATAAATAAAGTATGGCGCTTTGATGTAAATTATCGTAATCCTATGACAATTACGGAATTTGCAAAATCTATAACTCGAAATAAATACTGGCGACACGATGGAGACATGATAGACGCTACTTCTCAGATTGCAAAAGGACCAAAGCCAATATTGATAGAGTTTTCCCATAAACAACATGAAGTTAGTTGGATTGTAGATCGTGTGATAACAATAGGAAAAGCATCGTCTGCTGTTATTATTTGTAGAAATAGGGATGATATTACTAATTTCTTGTCTTTGTTAAAAAATAAAGGTTGTGAAGCAATAGAAATTAATAAAGGAACCCCTGGTTTTGCTCATTTAAAGCAAGTATATCTTACAACTTTTCACGCTGCAAAAGGGTTGGAATTTGACAACGTATTCATTCCATATTTAACTGAGGATAAAATTCCCGATCCTGATATGATTGCGAGAGCTGTTTCTATTGAGGAAACGTATGCTGATGAAATAAAACTCCTTTATGTTGCTGTAACCCGATCTAAATACGGTCTTTATATGACCTACAGTGGAAATTTGTCACCTTTATTTCCACAAGAGCCGAATACTTATGACTTCTATTATGAGGATCAGCTGTCATGA
- the pnp gene encoding polyribonucleotide nucleotidyltransferase: MSLLDCTRVTATVGGKEIILETGRLARQAAGAIWIQCEGTVCFTTVCETPLDTPKDFFPLTVEYVEKMYAAGRIPGNFFRREIGRPSDNETLISRLIDRPIRPLFPKGYGNEVQVLAQVLSVDGKNMPDVQCITAASAALCVSHIPFDGPIAGARLGRVNGEFVINPTIQELEESDLDLVFAASETAVVMVEGEAKFVPENVIIEALEWGHKAIQPLIAAQRELAEKAGKAKVPFTPKEDDEALYAHVEKLALDAGMAEALRVVDKLERKDARKKVKDTVKEAMRNDPAYADNEEAMGEVGVILEHLEKKIVRQRILKEGTRIDNRDTKTVRPIEIETSVLPRTHGSIIFARGETKALVVTTLGASSDELRTDGINSGDEVKQFMLHYNFPPFSVGEVKSLRVSRREIGHGHLAERALKAIIPSQSEFPFTVRVVSETVESNGSSSMAAVCGGCLSLMDAGVPIKTPIAGVAMGLIKENDEYLVLTDILGDEDALGDMDFKIAGSADGITAVQMDIKINGLPTDVMARAMAQAKEARLHILNIMLTALPSYRKELSQYAPQYAQLTVNPDTIRMIIGPGGKNIKAITGATGATIDIDDSGEISIFAPTSEAMEKAKEMVLYYDQNAELGKNYTAKVRRILEIGAIVELLPNVEALVHISQLDVNRVEKTEDIAHLGEDMLVKVIEINGDKIRASRKAVLLEEQGIEWNPEDTARPPKRERGNREQRGDRHDRKPRRDREPRD, encoded by the coding sequence ATGAGTTTATTAGATTGTACTCGCGTTACCGCCACAGTCGGCGGTAAAGAAATTATTTTGGAAACCGGCAGGCTCGCCCGTCAAGCCGCCGGCGCTATTTGGATACAATGCGAAGGAACAGTATGTTTTACCACTGTTTGCGAAACCCCGCTCGATACGCCGAAAGACTTTTTCCCCCTTACGGTTGAATATGTTGAGAAAATGTATGCGGCAGGCCGCATTCCCGGAAACTTCTTCCGCCGCGAAATCGGTCGTCCAAGCGATAATGAAACCCTTATTTCCCGCTTGATCGACCGTCCTATCCGCCCATTGTTCCCAAAAGGATACGGCAACGAAGTGCAGGTTTTGGCGCAGGTTTTATCCGTTGACGGCAAAAACATGCCTGATGTGCAATGCATAACAGCCGCTTCCGCCGCCCTTTGCGTTTCCCACATTCCTTTTGACGGTCCTATCGCTGGAGCGAGACTCGGACGTGTCAACGGAGAATTTGTAATCAACCCGACCATTCAGGAATTGGAAGAAAGCGACCTCGACCTTGTTTTCGCGGCTTCTGAAACCGCTGTCGTCATGGTTGAAGGCGAAGCGAAATTCGTTCCCGAAAATGTCATCATCGAAGCTCTTGAATGGGGACACAAAGCAATTCAGCCTCTTATCGCAGCCCAAAGGGAACTTGCGGAAAAAGCAGGCAAAGCGAAAGTTCCTTTCACGCCAAAAGAAGATGATGAAGCCTTATACGCCCATGTTGAAAAATTGGCTCTCGATGCCGGCATGGCTGAAGCGCTTCGCGTTGTCGACAAACTGGAACGCAAAGACGCCCGCAAAAAAGTGAAGGACACTGTCAAAGAAGCTATGCGGAACGACCCGGCTTATGCCGACAATGAAGAGGCGATGGGCGAGGTCGGCGTTATTTTGGAACATTTGGAAAAGAAAATCGTACGTCAGCGTATTTTGAAAGAAGGCACGCGTATCGACAACCGCGACACCAAAACCGTCCGTCCCATTGAAATTGAAACGAGCGTCCTTCCGAGAACCCATGGTTCAATTATTTTTGCCCGCGGCGAAACAAAAGCCCTTGTCGTCACGACCCTGGGCGCAAGTTCCGACGAATTGCGCACGGACGGCATCAACAGCGGTGATGAAGTAAAACAATTCATGCTCCATTACAATTTCCCGCCTTTCAGCGTCGGCGAAGTGAAATCTTTGCGCGTGTCACGCCGTGAAATCGGACATGGACACCTTGCGGAACGCGCCTTGAAAGCGATTATCCCAAGCCAAAGTGAATTTCCGTTTACCGTACGTGTTGTTTCCGAAACCGTGGAATCAAACGGTTCTTCTTCCATGGCTGCCGTTTGCGGCGGCTGTTTATCCCTCATGGACGCCGGCGTGCCGATCAAAACCCCTATTGCCGGCGTTGCAATGGGACTTATCAAAGAAAATGACGAATATCTCGTACTTACCGATATTTTAGGCGATGAAGACGCCCTCGGCGATATGGATTTCAAGATCGCGGGCAGCGCTGACGGTATCACAGCCGTACAAATGGACATAAAAATCAATGGATTGCCCACAGACGTTATGGCGCGCGCCATGGCACAGGCAAAAGAAGCCCGTTTGCATATTTTAAACATCATGCTTACGGCTCTTCCTTCCTATCGCAAAGAATTATCACAATATGCCCCCCAATATGCCCAACTTACCGTAAATCCTGATACAATCCGCATGATTATCGGTCCCGGAGGCAAAAACATCAAAGCAATCACCGGGGCTACCGGTGCGACCATCGACATTGACGACAGCGGCGAAATCAGCATTTTCGCTCCTACCAGTGAAGCAATGGAAAAAGCCAAAGAAATGGTGCTCTATTACGACCAAAATGCGGAACTTGGCAAAAACTACACTGCAAAAGTCCGCCGTATTTTGGAAATCGGCGCTATTGTCGAACTCCTGCCTAATGTCGAAGCTCTTGTGCATATCTCACAGCTTGACGTCAACCGCGTTGAAAAAACCGAAGATATCGCTCATCTTGGCGAAGACATGCTTGTTAAAGTCATTGAAATCAACGGCGATAAAATCCGTGCCAGCCGTAAAGCTGTGCTTTTGGAAGAACAAGGCATCGAATGGAATCCTGAAGATACCGCCCGTCCTCCCAAAAGAGAACGCGGAAACAGAGAGCAAAGGGGCGACCGTCACGACAGAAAACCGCGCCGTGACCGTGAACCAAGAGATTAA